A window of Gammaproteobacteria bacterium genomic DNA:
GCATAACCTTAGACGACTGCGGTCGGGTCAGTCATCAACTGAGCGGTGTGCTCAATGTCGAAGATCCGATTGGCGGCGCGTATATTCTGGAAGTATCGTCGCCGGGGCTGGATCGCCTGTTGTTGAAGGCGGAGCATTTCCAGCGATATTGTGGTCACCGGGTCAGGGTCAGACTCAAATGGCTGATTGATGGGCGGCGCCAGTTCGATGCTCGCCTGCACGATGTAGAGGGTGGGCGGGTGAGGGTAGTCGAGCAGGAGAAGGCGTATGTAATCCCGCTCGCGGCGATCGATCGGGCGCGTCTGGTGCCAGACACGGGCATGTACCAGACAAAGGCCAGACATGAATAAGCGCGCGGAGATGA
This region includes:
- the rimP gene encoding ribosome maturation factor RimP; this encodes MEQTRLTELIEPVVEGLGYELWGCEYVPRRRQSLLRIYIDRRDGITLDDCGRVSHQLSGVLNVEDPIGGAYILEVSSPGLDRLLLKAEHFQRYCGHRVRVRLKWLIDGRRQFDARLHDVEGGRVRVVEQEKAYVIPLAAIDRARLVPDTGMYQTKARHE